A segment of the Candidatus Pelagisphaera phototrophica genome:
ATGCTTTTAGAATCCACATTGAGTTTCTTAGGTCTTGGCGTGCAACCTCCCAATGCATCTTGGGGTACCCTCATCAAGGAAGGAGCCGAAAAGATGATGGTCTACCCATGGCTTCTCTTTGTTCCCGCGACATTCTTTTCCCTAACCCTTTTCGCTATGAATTTCCTTGGAGATGGTCTGAGAGACGCGCTCGATGTGAAATCATCTAAAGGTTGAACTCCACCATTTTACTCGCAGTCTAAATCTCCTGTATGTTCAAGGACCTTAAGCTATTCCTGGCCCTCCTGCGGCCCTACAAGATGCGCGTAAGGTTCGCTCTTCTGGTTGGTGGATTAGCCGGTCTTTGCACCGGGGCCGGAATCACGCTCGGAGCGGAAAAGCTGTTTTCCATCGTATTGAATGGGGAGCAATCGATGGAATTGAAACGCCTTATTCTCGTCGCAAGCATCTTTCCTCTCTTGTTTCTCACCATTGGCGTCAGTACGTTCTTAAGCACCTACCATCTCAACTACGCGGGACTAGGTGTCATTCGAGATCTAAGAGCAGAGCTTTTTTCCCATATCCAGCGGCTCCCATTGGCCTTTTTTCAAACCAAGAAGACGGGGGACCTTATCGCACGCCTAACCGCGGATACGCAGGCGATGCAGTACGCCCTCACAATCACCGGCCGTGACCTCGCCATTGCCCCTCTCACATTTTTGGGAGCCATTTCCATGCTGGCGTACAAGGGTTGGCAACACGATGGAGTCGTCTATATTTACTGCAGCATCGCATTACTCCCATTGGTCATTTTCCCCGTGCGAAAACTGACTCAGAAACTAGGCCAGAAAGCAAAAACCCAGCAGGAAGAGCTTTCCAGCGTCACGAACGATCTTTCTCAAAATCTTGGCGCAGTCAAAGAAGTGCGGGCTTTCAATCTTCAAGACCGAGAAACGCGGCGGTTTTCAAAGGGCTTAAGCGAACTCTTCCACTCGCAGATGAAAGTGGTCAAATACACCTTCTCCCTATCGCCCGTGGTCGAAATCATTTCCTCAGTCGGTCTGGCCTCGGCCTTTGTGGTCGGTTACTACAAAGGGGTTACCGGCGAAGTGTTTATCGCCATTTTTGCTGCGCTGTACTTCAGTTACTCGCCGATTAAACGGATCAGCTACCTAGCAGGGGAACTTAAGAAAGGGGCCGAATCACTGCGGCGCATCCGTGAAATCATCAATGAACCGGTCTCTATCGAAGAACCCAGTTCGCCCGTAACTATTAATTCCATACAAGGTCGAATCGAGTTTCATGAGGTGTCTTTTTCCTATGAAGACTCACCTGCTCTGAAGG
Coding sequences within it:
- a CDS encoding ABC transporter ATP-binding protein — its product is MFKDLKLFLALLRPYKMRVRFALLVGGLAGLCTGAGITLGAEKLFSIVLNGEQSMELKRLILVASIFPLLFLTIGVSTFLSTYHLNYAGLGVIRDLRAELFSHIQRLPLAFFQTKKTGDLIARLTADTQAMQYALTITGRDLAIAPLTFLGAISMLAYKGWQHDGVVYIYCSIALLPLVIFPVRKLTQKLGQKAKTQQEELSSVTNDLSQNLGAVKEVRAFNLQDRETRRFSKGLSELFHSQMKVVKYTFSLSPVVEIISSVGLASAFVVGYYKGVTGEVFIAIFAALYFSYSPIKRISYLAGELKKGAESLRRIREIINEPVSIEEPSSPVTINSIQGRIEFHEVSFSYEDSPALKDASAVIEPGCVCALVGPSGTGKSTFANLVPRFYDVLKGSISIDGIDIREFNTNDLRQRIAIVSQEPVLFDDSIAENIRLGRQDATDEEVFEAAQQAFADDFIKEQPKGYQTIVGERGTRLSGGQKQRIAIARAFLRNAPILILDEATSALDSESERMIQKALDKLVVGKTVLIIAHRFSTIKNATQILVFESGNIIDEGSHADLYASCPLYKSLYDQQVR